One part of the Pandoraea faecigallinarum genome encodes these proteins:
- a CDS encoding AAA family ATPase: MDFEIPESLIHPLMQLIGADSPLGKQLTAYGVCRGNMLVSSEWFDAKSLNTLYVLSKSQNERALMFQMLALDNVYNAPQARVIPSLDKLVPGLVAYLARDVIDGWLYQRHRDGALLPWLVRRLRYVEPDQGAPYVVVDMLANTMQSANLSPTEHRPRRSGMTTSLVFTRDDIANRTIPELLAEFGFYKECAEFKAEYEQHAQRFLRVQRAFGAQFVLRRAAFSVDPKGATELIRVGDGITAKCVNDEERLERNFEMACDADFWRNAEIAQAFETIPLHCYVHVFHLDWHRNLWVHVQNMTEYEYQPGLRDKLVLPAHHHDLIDILTSNMDVMMPDFVPGKSGGATILCQGAPGLGKTLTAEIYSEVVGKPLYRVHSGQLGTTAASVGATLMSILRRAQRWNAILLLDEADVYIRRRDNDLEHNAIVAEFLRSLEYFHGLLFMTTNRIGDVDDAILSRCIATIHYEVPCAAHARRLWRMQAEQVGAYLDDSLIETLAARYPNASGRDIKELMKLASRYCKVKNMPYTEDVFRLCGLFRGYDA; encoded by the coding sequence ATGGATTTCGAAATTCCCGAATCGCTGATTCATCCGCTGATGCAACTGATCGGCGCCGATTCACCGCTGGGCAAGCAACTGACGGCGTACGGCGTGTGCCGCGGCAACATGCTGGTCTCGAGCGAATGGTTCGACGCCAAGTCGCTCAACACGCTCTACGTGCTGAGCAAATCGCAGAACGAGCGCGCGTTGATGTTTCAGATGCTTGCGCTCGACAACGTCTACAACGCGCCGCAGGCCCGGGTGATTCCCAGTCTGGACAAGCTTGTGCCGGGGCTCGTCGCATACCTCGCACGCGACGTCATCGACGGCTGGCTGTACCAGCGCCATCGCGACGGCGCGTTGCTGCCCTGGCTGGTGCGCCGCCTGCGGTACGTGGAACCGGATCAGGGGGCGCCGTACGTCGTGGTGGACATGCTCGCGAATACGATGCAGTCGGCCAACCTCAGCCCGACCGAGCACCGTCCGCGCCGCTCGGGCATGACCACGTCGCTCGTTTTCACGCGTGACGACATCGCGAATCGCACCATTCCCGAATTGCTCGCGGAGTTCGGTTTCTACAAGGAGTGCGCCGAATTCAAGGCGGAGTACGAACAGCATGCCCAGCGCTTCCTGCGCGTGCAGCGCGCGTTCGGTGCGCAGTTCGTACTGCGTCGCGCGGCGTTTTCCGTCGATCCGAAGGGGGCGACGGAATTGATCCGCGTGGGTGACGGCATCACTGCCAAATGCGTCAACGACGAGGAGCGGCTGGAGCGCAATTTCGAGATGGCGTGCGACGCGGATTTCTGGCGCAACGCCGAGATTGCGCAGGCCTTCGAGACAATCCCGCTGCACTGCTACGTGCATGTTTTCCATCTGGACTGGCACCGTAACCTCTGGGTGCACGTGCAGAACATGACCGAGTACGAATACCAGCCGGGTTTGCGCGACAAGCTGGTGCTGCCGGCGCACCATCATGACCTGATCGACATTCTGACGTCGAACATGGACGTGATGATGCCCGACTTCGTCCCGGGAAAATCGGGCGGGGCAACGATTCTCTGTCAGGGCGCGCCCGGTCTCGGCAAGACCCTCACCGCCGAAATTTACTCCGAGGTGGTTGGCAAGCCGCTCTATCGCGTGCATTCGGGGCAGTTGGGCACGACGGCGGCGTCGGTCGGCGCAACGCTCATGAGCATCTTGCGCCGCGCCCAGCGCTGGAACGCGATCCTGCTGCTCGACGAAGCGGACGTCTACATTCGCCGACGCGACAACGATCTGGAGCACAACGCCATCGTCGCGGAATTTTTGCGCTCGCTGGAGTACTTCCACGGTCTGTTGTTCATGACCACCAACCGTATCGGCGATGTCGACGACGCGATCCTCTCGCGTTGTATTGCGACGATCCATTACGAAGTGCCGTGTGCGGCGCATGCCCGCCGGCTGTGGCGCATGCAGGCCGAGCAGGTCGGGGCGTACCTGGACGACAGCCTCATCGAGACGCTTGCTGCGCGCTATCCGAACGCGAGCGGACGCGACATCAAGGAACTGATGAAGCTGGCAAGCCGCTACTGCAAGGTCAAGAACATGCCGTACACGGAAGACGTCTTCCGCCTGTGCGGCCTGTTCCGCGGCTACGACGCCTGA
- a CDS encoding MFS transporter: MDTGTTALKSAGAARRPWYRGASPAQWRAFGSAYIGWMLDIMDLMLFAMVIRYISADLHFDKGVAGIIASLTLLATAFGGLFFGFLADRIGRTKSMILSILCYSIGTALCGFADSVTSLLIFRFLLGLGIGGEWSAGAALITETWPAEHRAKVMAWVQSAFAVGYAVAAVVAAVILPHFGWRWVFAFGLVPTVLAFWVRRHVEEPAIWREQRVRLTLGQTLGMLFGPYARSTIVGLAFTAAAMCGYWGLFTWIPAYLSTPVEQGGPGFDLIRSTTWIVIMQIGAAAGFVCFGYIADRIGCRKSFLLFFIVSAITVPLYVAIREPMLLLAFGPVVAFFGTGFYSGFAPTFAEMFPTQVRATAQGFIYNTGRAASALAPAAVGLLSRGENVSVALGATAGFFLLAAIIVYFFLPESHGEALA, from the coding sequence ATGGACACTGGCACGACCGCCCTGAAATCGGCGGGCGCGGCACGTCGGCCGTGGTATCGCGGCGCGAGTCCCGCGCAATGGCGCGCATTTGGTTCGGCATACATCGGCTGGATGCTCGACATCATGGATCTGATGCTGTTCGCGATGGTGATTCGCTACATCAGCGCGGATTTGCATTTCGACAAGGGGGTGGCAGGCATCATCGCGTCACTCACGCTGCTCGCCACGGCCTTCGGCGGCCTGTTCTTCGGCTTTCTGGCCGATCGCATCGGCCGTACCAAGTCGATGATCCTGTCGATCCTCTGCTATTCCATCGGCACCGCGCTGTGCGGCTTCGCGGACTCGGTGACGTCGCTGCTCATCTTCCGCTTCCTGCTTGGGCTCGGCATTGGCGGCGAGTGGTCGGCTGGCGCCGCACTCATTACCGAGACGTGGCCCGCCGAGCATCGTGCCAAGGTCATGGCCTGGGTGCAGAGTGCGTTTGCCGTCGGGTATGCCGTCGCCGCCGTCGTCGCGGCCGTGATCCTGCCGCACTTCGGATGGCGCTGGGTATTCGCGTTCGGTCTGGTGCCCACGGTGCTGGCGTTCTGGGTGCGCCGTCACGTGGAAGAACCCGCCATCTGGCGTGAACAACGCGTGCGTCTCACGCTCGGCCAGACACTTGGCATGCTGTTCGGCCCCTACGCGCGCAGCACGATCGTGGGCCTCGCCTTCACGGCAGCGGCGATGTGCGGTTACTGGGGCTTGTTCACGTGGATCCCGGCGTATCTCTCGACGCCCGTCGAGCAAGGCGGTCCGGGCTTCGATCTGATTCGTTCGACGACGTGGATCGTCATCATGCAGATCGGCGCCGCGGCGGGCTTCGTATGCTTCGGCTACATTGCCGATCGCATCGGTTGCCGCAAGTCGTTCCTGCTGTTCTTTATCGTGTCCGCGATCACCGTGCCGCTCTATGTGGCGATCCGGGAGCCGATGCTGCTGCTGGCGTTCGGCCCGGTCGTGGCGTTCTTCGGTACCGGCTTCTACAGCGGCTTCGCCCCGACGTTCGCGGAGATGTTCCCCACGCAAGTGCGCGCGACGGCACAAGGCTTCATCTACAACACGGGACGCGCCGCCAGCGCCCTCGCCCCGGCCGCCGTCGGTCTGCTCTCGCGTGGCGAGAACGTGAGCGTCGCACTGGGCGCGACCGCCGGCTTCTTCCTGCTCGCGGCGATCATCGTCTACTTCTTCCTGCCGGAAAGCCACGGCGAAGCGCTCGCCTGA
- a CDS encoding PAS domain-containing sensor histidine kinase, whose amino-acid sequence METHGELHRAILNNIPDQAWLKDTESRYILVNDAFMAACGRSEAEIIGRTPDKVWSSEWGRVYLATDRAVVASGVRRRYEESRPGADGAPRWFDTVKMPVRDELGRIVGTVGISRDITDRKRSEMALLDSRAQLRQLSAYLQTVREAERTRLSRELHDELGQWLGGLRLGLNYLETQPDMSPADQSAHLQTLKQLVDETIDAVHRIAADLRPAVLDELGLHAALEWLTESFAQRHGLPCELAMPEALTACLDSECSTAIFRIVQESLTNASRHGQPSHVRVALDLRDGHCHVSISDDGRGMDSTRAGQGQRLGLMGMRERALMLGGAFEIDSAPGQGTRVMVRIPARSVPGARPAGDAPGGAGEAGWSCAS is encoded by the coding sequence GTGGAGACGCATGGCGAACTGCACCGGGCGATTTTGAACAATATCCCGGATCAGGCGTGGCTCAAGGACACCGAGTCGCGCTACATCCTCGTCAACGATGCCTTCATGGCCGCGTGCGGGCGCAGCGAAGCCGAGATCATCGGGCGCACCCCCGACAAGGTCTGGTCATCCGAGTGGGGGCGCGTTTATCTCGCCACCGACAGGGCCGTGGTCGCGAGCGGCGTGCGGCGTCGCTATGAAGAAAGCCGTCCCGGCGCAGACGGCGCACCGCGCTGGTTCGACACCGTCAAGATGCCCGTGCGCGACGAACTCGGACGCATCGTCGGCACAGTCGGTATCTCGCGCGATATCACCGACCGCAAGCGCTCCGAGATGGCTTTGCTCGACTCGCGCGCCCAGCTGCGTCAGCTCTCGGCCTATTTGCAGACCGTGCGCGAAGCGGAGCGCACCCGTTTGTCCCGCGAACTGCACGACGAACTCGGTCAGTGGCTCGGCGGCCTGCGTCTCGGCCTGAACTATCTCGAAACGCAGCCGGATATGTCGCCGGCCGATCAATCCGCGCACCTGCAAACGCTCAAGCAACTGGTCGACGAGACCATCGACGCCGTCCATCGCATTGCGGCGGACCTGCGCCCGGCCGTGCTCGACGAACTCGGGCTGCACGCCGCACTGGAATGGCTGACGGAGTCGTTCGCGCAGCGTCACGGACTGCCGTGCGAGCTGGCGATGCCCGAAGCGCTCACCGCCTGTCTCGACAGTGAGTGCAGCACGGCGATCTTCCGCATCGTGCAGGAGTCGCTGACGAACGCGAGTCGCCACGGGCAGCCGTCGCATGTTCGCGTGGCGCTCGATCTGCGCGACGGTCATTGCCACGTGAGCATTTCCGACGATGGGCGTGGCATGGACAGCACGCGCGCCGGGCAGGGTCAGCGGCTCGGGCTGATGGGTATGCGCGAAAGGGCGCTGATGCTTGGCGGCGCATTTGAAATCGACAGCGCACCCGGGCAGGGCACGCGTGTCATGGTGCGGATTCCGGCGCGCTCGGTGCCCGGCGCGAGGCCAGCGGGTGACGCACCCGGCGGTGCGGGTGAGGCGGGGTGGTCATGCGCGTCATGA
- a CDS encoding response regulator codes for MRVMIADDHAIIRDGLKKIISMAPDMCVVSEAVDGDDVLKRLRLTSVDVLLLDMSMPGKSGIALIAQIKSSYPSLPVLVLSMYRESQYAVQAIRAGAAGYLTKNAESEQLMSAIRRVARGGTVVSPLVAEKLVRQLQQPAEALPHTRLTAREFQIFQMLVEGNGINDIARCLSLSAKTVSTHKANILTKLDIPSTAGLVHYAIEHGLIVAGTDA; via the coding sequence ATGCGCGTCATGATTGCCGACGACCACGCGATCATTCGCGACGGTCTGAAAAAAATCATCTCGATGGCACCCGACATGTGTGTGGTGTCCGAGGCGGTGGACGGCGATGACGTTCTCAAACGCCTGCGGCTGACGAGCGTCGACGTGTTGCTGCTCGACATGTCGATGCCGGGCAAGAGTGGAATCGCGCTCATCGCGCAGATCAAATCGAGCTACCCGTCGCTGCCGGTACTCGTGCTCAGCATGTACCGGGAGTCGCAATACGCGGTGCAGGCCATTCGTGCCGGTGCGGCGGGATACCTGACGAAGAATGCCGAGTCGGAGCAACTGATGAGTGCGATCCGGCGCGTGGCGCGCGGCGGCACGGTCGTCTCGCCGCTCGTCGCCGAGAAGCTCGTGCGTCAGTTGCAACAGCCCGCCGAGGCGCTGCCGCACACGCGCCTCACCGCCCGGGAGTTTCAGATATTCCAGATGCTCGTCGAGGGCAACGGTATCAACGATATCGCGCGCTGCCTGTCGCTGTCGGCAAAGACCGTGAGCACGCACAAGGCGAACATCCTCACCAAGCTGGACATTCCATCGACGGCCGGTCTGGTGCATTACGCCATCGAGCACGGGCTGATCGTCGCCGGGACCGATGCGTGA
- a CDS encoding NAD-dependent epimerase/dehydratase family protein encodes MTYSTQRRVSRALVLGATGGIGGEVARQLTAAGWHVRALRRGGAPRASFGDTARDMDMGIGIEWVGGDAMRADDVLAAASDCDVIVHAVNPPGYRHWDTQVLPMLENTIAAARRHGATVVLPGTVYNYGPETFPVLREDAPQRPLTRKGAIRVTMESRLRDASRNGVQTIVVRAGDFFGARTRNSWFGQGLVKPERTTRLVHVPNALGVGHEWSYLPDVARTMVMLIERRRALPGFANFHMAGHWDADGTEMAAAITRVMARHGVEVRTRRFPWWLTTALSPFVTTLRELREMRYLWQQPVRMDNARLIDVLGEEPHTPLDVAVHATLEGLGCLPRKPSA; translated from the coding sequence ATGACGTATTCGACCCAACGGCGCGTTTCACGCGCGCTGGTGCTCGGCGCGACGGGCGGCATCGGCGGCGAGGTCGCGAGGCAATTGACCGCTGCCGGTTGGCATGTGCGTGCGTTGCGGCGCGGTGGCGCACCGCGTGCCTCGTTCGGCGATACCGCGCGGGACATGGACATGGGCATCGGCATCGAATGGGTCGGCGGCGACGCCATGCGTGCCGACGATGTCCTTGCCGCCGCCAGCGATTGCGACGTCATCGTGCACGCCGTGAATCCGCCGGGGTATCGCCATTGGGATACACAGGTATTGCCCATGCTCGAGAACACCATCGCGGCCGCGCGCCGCCACGGGGCAACCGTCGTGCTGCCCGGCACCGTGTACAACTACGGCCCGGAGACTTTTCCCGTGCTACGCGAAGACGCACCGCAACGCCCGCTCACCCGCAAAGGTGCAATTCGCGTCACGATGGAAAGCCGTTTGCGCGACGCCAGCCGCAATGGCGTGCAGACAATTGTCGTGCGCGCGGGCGATTTTTTCGGGGCACGAACACGCAACAGCTGGTTCGGACAGGGTCTCGTGAAGCCGGAGCGAACCACGCGCCTTGTCCATGTGCCCAACGCCCTGGGCGTCGGCCACGAATGGTCGTATCTGCCCGACGTCGCACGCACGATGGTCATGCTTATCGAACGGCGTCGCGCGCTCCCCGGCTTCGCCAACTTTCACATGGCCGGACATTGGGACGCCGACGGCACGGAGATGGCCGCGGCGATCACGCGCGTGATGGCGCGCCACGGCGTCGAGGTGAGAACGCGGCGCTTTCCGTGGTGGCTGACCACGGCACTGTCCCCCTTCGTCACCACGCTGCGCGAATTGCGGGAAATGCGTTATCTGTGGCAACAGCCGGTGCGCATGGACAACGCACGGCTCATCGACGTACTCGGCGAAGAACCGCACACGCCGCTCGACGTTGCCGTGCACGCTACGCTCGAAGGCCTCGGATGCCTGCCGCGCAAGCCGTCGGCCTGA
- a CDS encoding alpha/beta hydrolase: MFDPSLFGRMSPDVIASAPIATTVPDTASATSPPARAVFAPGRNPLGLSETRDAVLYVPAELPTDRPVPLFVMFHGAGGFPEKVLPFIEAHAQRHRFLVLAPHSTFPTWDIVIGGNGPDLERLQAALREVAARYVIDARRVAFAGFSDGASYALSIGVTNGDIASHVIAFSGGFMSIFVQEGQPKIFIAHGTIDEQLPIATSGRQNANKLKAAGYDVQYVEFDGLHIMEPGVVAQAIDFFLA, translated from the coding sequence ATGTTCGACCCATCACTGTTCGGACGCATGTCACCGGACGTCATCGCATCCGCCCCGATTGCCACGACCGTGCCTGACACCGCGTCCGCGACTTCGCCGCCTGCACGCGCCGTCTTTGCCCCCGGGCGCAATCCGCTCGGTTTGAGCGAAACGCGCGATGCAGTGCTCTACGTACCCGCCGAACTGCCAACGGACCGGCCCGTGCCGTTGTTCGTGATGTTTCATGGCGCGGGCGGTTTCCCGGAAAAGGTATTGCCGTTTATCGAAGCGCACGCGCAGCGGCATCGGTTTCTCGTGCTCGCGCCGCATTCCACATTCCCGACGTGGGACATCGTGATTGGCGGCAACGGTCCGGATCTGGAGCGCCTGCAGGCAGCATTGCGTGAGGTCGCGGCGCGTTACGTCATCGACGCGCGGCGTGTGGCATTCGCCGGTTTCTCGGATGGCGCGAGCTACGCACTCTCCATTGGCGTGACGAACGGCGACATTGCGAGTCATGTCATCGCTTTTTCGGGCGGCTTCATGTCGATCTTCGTCCAGGAAGGGCAGCCGAAAATCTTCATCGCCCATGGAACGATCGATGAACAACTGCCGATCGCCACGAGCGGGCGGCAAAACGCAAACAAGCTCAAAGCGGCGGGCTACGATGTGCAATACGTCGAATTCGACGGGCTGCACATCATGGAGCCGGGCGTCGTGGCGCAAGCCATCGACTTTTTCCTCGCCTGA
- a CDS encoding LysR family transcriptional regulator, with product MTSNLSWDLCRTFLAVLTEGSLSGAARALDMTQPTAGRHIAALEAALGQTLFTRSQTGLLPTDAALALRPHAHAMQHTALAFERAAASHGGGVRGVVRLSASEVVGVEVLPPILTGLRRAHPELTIELVPTNRIQDLLHREVDIAVRMAAPQQEALIARRIGVIDVGLHARDDYLARHGTPSSLAELARHTVIGFDKLTPFLREATRSVPAWSRDAFGFRADSDLAQLAMIRAGYGIGGCQVPLARRDTRLVRVLPSAFRFRLTTWVTMHEDLRTSARCKVTFDALVAGLTAYMAG from the coding sequence ATGACATCGAATCTCAGCTGGGATCTTTGCCGGACCTTTCTTGCCGTGTTGACGGAGGGCTCTCTCTCGGGCGCCGCGCGCGCCCTCGACATGACGCAACCGACTGCCGGACGCCATATCGCCGCGCTGGAGGCGGCGCTGGGGCAAACGCTTTTCACGCGCTCGCAGACGGGCTTGTTACCGACGGATGCCGCGCTGGCCCTGCGCCCCCACGCGCACGCCATGCAGCACACGGCGCTGGCGTTCGAGCGTGCCGCCGCGAGCCATGGCGGCGGCGTGCGTGGTGTCGTTCGGCTCTCGGCCAGCGAGGTCGTCGGCGTCGAAGTCCTGCCGCCGATCCTCACGGGGCTGCGCCGGGCGCATCCGGAGCTGACCATCGAACTGGTGCCGACCAACCGCATTCAGGATTTGCTGCATCGCGAAGTGGATATCGCGGTGCGCATGGCGGCGCCGCAACAGGAGGCGCTGATCGCGCGTCGTATTGGCGTCATCGATGTCGGGCTGCATGCGCGCGACGACTACCTGGCACGCCATGGCACACCGTCGTCGCTGGCCGAGCTAGCGCGTCACACCGTAATCGGTTTCGACAAGCTGACGCCGTTTCTGCGGGAGGCCACGCGCAGCGTACCGGCATGGTCGAGGGACGCGTTCGGATTTCGTGCCGACAGCGACCTGGCACAACTGGCCATGATCCGGGCAGGGTATGGCATTGGAGGATGTCAGGTGCCGCTGGCCCGGCGTGACACCCGGCTGGTGCGCGTTCTCCCCAGCGCCTTTCGCTTCCGGTTGACGACGTGGGTGACGATGCACGAAGACCTGCGCACCAGCGCGCGCTGCAAGGTAACGTTCGACGCACTCGTGGCCGGATTGACCGCGTACATGGCCGGATAA
- a CDS encoding amidohydrolase family protein: MHVDLLINNVCVRDDAPLVDIAIKGGRIAAMEPGIDASADERIDAQGRAAIPGLIEAHLHLDKALLHRRLPARFGTLDEAIRVTGILKSKQEREDVLDRSRQVLDMAVKNGTVAVRAHPDVDLIQGLIGVETLLALKDEYDSLLDLQIVAFPQEGILKSKGTYELMIDALRMGADVVGGCPYNELNWEDTKRHIDIVFELAQRFDAPVDMHADFADDTSDPRFAAISYIAQKTIDTGYQGRVSLGHVTSLGALDNDALAPVIEQIRLAGISIVTLPATDLYLGGRKDAQNPRRGLTPVKALHSAGVNVAYSSNNVRNAFTPFGKADMLQIGNLLAHVAQFGVPEHQQAILDMGTHNAARAIGLSHDYGIAVGKQADLIILDTFRVADALLDIPPRLWVVKRGRITVVTQHHCEIHRHSCCCAQ, from the coding sequence ATGCATGTGGACCTGCTGATCAATAACGTGTGCGTTCGCGACGACGCGCCGCTCGTGGACATCGCCATCAAGGGCGGGCGCATCGCGGCGATGGAGCCGGGCATCGACGCCAGCGCCGACGAACGGATCGACGCGCAAGGGCGGGCCGCGATCCCCGGACTTATCGAGGCGCACCTGCATCTGGACAAGGCGCTGCTGCACCGCCGCCTGCCGGCTCGCTTCGGTACGCTTGACGAAGCCATTCGCGTGACCGGCATTCTCAAGAGCAAGCAGGAGCGCGAGGACGTGCTCGACCGGTCGCGTCAGGTCCTCGACATGGCAGTCAAAAATGGCACGGTGGCCGTGCGCGCACATCCCGATGTCGATCTGATCCAGGGGCTCATCGGCGTGGAGACGCTGCTCGCGCTCAAGGACGAGTACGACAGCCTGCTCGATCTGCAAATCGTCGCGTTTCCGCAGGAAGGCATTCTCAAGTCGAAAGGCACATATGAACTGATGATCGACGCGTTGCGCATGGGCGCGGATGTCGTCGGCGGCTGCCCATACAACGAGTTGAACTGGGAAGACACGAAGCGGCACATCGACATCGTGTTCGAGCTGGCGCAGCGATTCGATGCGCCTGTCGACATGCACGCGGACTTCGCCGACGACACGAGCGACCCGCGTTTCGCGGCCATTTCCTACATCGCGCAGAAGACCATCGATACCGGCTATCAGGGACGCGTCTCGCTCGGGCATGTGACAAGTCTTGGCGCGCTCGACAACGATGCACTCGCCCCCGTCATCGAACAGATCCGCCTCGCGGGCATCAGCATCGTCACGCTGCCGGCGACGGACCTCTACCTCGGCGGACGCAAGGATGCGCAGAACCCGCGCCGCGGCCTCACCCCGGTGAAGGCGCTGCACAGCGCCGGTGTGAACGTCGCGTACTCGTCGAATAACGTGCGCAACGCGTTCACTCCCTTCGGCAAGGCCGACATGTTGCAGATCGGCAATCTGCTCGCCCACGTCGCGCAGTTCGGCGTGCCCGAGCACCAGCAGGCGATTCTCGACATGGGCACGCACAACGCCGCGCGCGCCATCGGGCTGTCGCACGACTACGGCATTGCCGTGGGCAAGCAGGCCGATCTCATCATTCTCGACACGTTCCGGGTGGCCGATGCGCTGCTCGATATCCCGCCACGCCTGTGGGTCGTCAAACGCGGCCGCATTACGGTCGTGACGCAGCACCACTGCGAGATTCACCGGCATTCATGTTGTTGTGCGCAATGA
- a CDS encoding IclR family transcriptional regulator, translated as MKRSKDTANDVIDTSRTERAERAERSDSGGDELNTSSTSVISLRILELLAERNAECGVTHLAEALGVPKARVHRHLTALRQEGYVVQNPRTSRYRIGWRLFLLGQKLVKQFDVVGLARPVMEELRDAVGQTIVISSFTETDVVVLDVMRGRSPLEILLHPGTQFKLHSVAQGKIALAFGAQERRDAVLAGPLDACTPHTITDTMRLSHELALVRERGWADAPEEVFLGVNALAAPIVQDDGSLFGTLAIVGSIHYLPAHPNPQTVAALTDAARRISRLLGGARGG; from the coding sequence GTGAAACGATCGAAGGACACCGCGAACGACGTCATCGACACCTCCCGCACCGAACGGGCTGAACGGGCTGAACGGTCCGACTCGGGCGGTGACGAACTCAACACGTCGTCGACTTCGGTGATTTCGCTGCGCATTCTGGAGTTGCTGGCCGAGCGCAATGCCGAATGCGGCGTGACGCATCTGGCAGAGGCGCTCGGCGTGCCGAAGGCGCGGGTTCACCGGCATCTCACGGCGCTACGTCAGGAGGGATACGTGGTGCAAAATCCGCGCACGAGCCGCTATCGCATCGGCTGGCGTCTGTTCCTGCTCGGGCAGAAGCTGGTCAAGCAGTTCGACGTCGTGGGTCTGGCACGTCCGGTGATGGAAGAGTTGCGCGATGCGGTGGGCCAGACCATCGTCATCAGCTCGTTTACCGAAACCGATGTGGTCGTGCTCGACGTGATGCGCGGGCGCAGCCCGCTGGAGATCCTGCTGCACCCGGGCACGCAGTTCAAGCTGCATAGTGTGGCGCAGGGCAAGATCGCGCTGGCGTTCGGCGCGCAGGAGCGGCGCGACGCCGTACTCGCCGGTCCGCTCGACGCCTGCACGCCTCACACCATCACCGACACGATGCGTCTCTCGCACGAACTCGCGCTGGTGCGCGAGCGCGGCTGGGCGGACGCACCCGAGGAAGTGTTCCTTGGCGTGAATGCGTTGGCGGCGCCCATTGTGCAGGACGACGGTTCGCTCTTCGGCACGCTCGCCATCGTTGGCTCGATCCACTATCTGCCGGCGCATCCGAACCCGCAGACAGTCGCGGCGCTCACCGACGCGGCGCGTCGCATCTCGCGTCTGCTGGGCGGTGCGCGAGGCGGCTGA